AGGAAACTTCCGGGAGCGCACCTCCCCCCGCGCGCCCCTCGCCCCCCCCGAGCGCCCATTCCACGTCCCCCCTCCCGGGGGATGAACCCGGTCCTGCTCCGCTGGTTCGCGCGCGGGGAAATCAGGGCAAGGACGAGCGGGGCTACCAGGAGATCTCGGCGGCGATCGGGGTCGCCCTGCGGCCGAGCCACTGGATCAGCCGCGCCGTCCAGTAGCGGCGCCGGATGGCCGCGAGCACGTTCTGCACATCCTCCGCATCGGTGAGCGGACGGGCGAGAGCGGCGATGGGGCCGTCGCCGAAGTCCAGCGTGACGTGCGGGTCGGCGACCAGGTTGCGGTACCACTGCGCCGGGGCTGGCGAGGCGTGCTGGACACGCACGGTGCGCGGTCCCTGGATGACGAACCAGAGGCTGACCGTGCGTGGCTGACCCGATTTGCGGCCACGGGTGGTGAGGCGAACCGTCTTCCGCCGCCGCGGATCGGTCATTGCCCGAGGATGCGCTTCGAGCGAATCGTCAGGTCCGGCGCGATGTCGTAGACGATCGGCACTCCGGTCGGAATGTTGAGCTCGAGCACCTGCTCGCGGGTGAGCTGGT
This is a stretch of genomic DNA from bacterium. It encodes these proteins:
- a CDS encoding nitroreductase family deazaflavin-dependent oxidoreductase, whose amino-acid sequence is MTDPRRRKTVRLTTRGRKSGQPRTVSLWFVIQGPRTVRVQHASPAPAQWYRNLVADPHVTLDFGDGPIAALARPLTDAEDVQNVLAAIRRRYWTARLIQWLGRRATPIAAEISW